A section of the Rattus norvegicus strain BN/NHsdMcwi chromosome 15, GRCr8, whole genome shotgun sequence genome encodes:
- the Cep15 gene encoding centrosomal protein 15 isoform X4 — protein sequence MTSLFTQEVHLSKRHEEIVSQRLMLLQKMKNKFGDQSTERASLQATETACRRNLQLLQKPQFGTECDSSHL from the exons ATGACTTCCTTGTTTACTCAAGAAGTTCACCTTTctaaaagacatgaagaaat agtgTCCCAAAGATTAATGTTacttcagaaaatgaaaaataaattcggAGATCAAAGCACAGAAAGGGCATCTCTCCAAGCCACGGAGACTGCTTGTAGAAGGAACCTCCAGCTCTTGCAG AAACCTCAGTTTGGAACTGAATGTGacagctcacacctgtaa
- the Cep15 gene encoding centrosomal protein 15 isoform X5, producing the protein MTSLFTQEVHLSKRHEEIVSQRLMLLQKMKNKFGDQSTERASLQATETACRRNLQLLQIWDYILYLSTL; encoded by the exons ATGACTTCCTTGTTTACTCAAGAAGTTCACCTTTctaaaagacatgaagaaat agtgTCCCAAAGATTAATGTTacttcagaaaatgaaaaataaattcggAGATCAAAGCACAGAAAGGGCATCTCTCCAAGCCACGGAGACTGCTTGTAGAAGGAACCTCCAGCTCTTGCAG ATTTGGGATTATATTCTATACTTAAGTACATTGTAA